From Leopardus geoffroyi isolate Oge1 chromosome B4, O.geoffroyi_Oge1_pat1.0, whole genome shotgun sequence, a single genomic window includes:
- the LOC123592203 gene encoding uncharacterized protein LOC123592203 → MWLKIENLHPGDHLSVHGLCKRPLDCAHALLSVPVKLINRTAPRGWFFLARPVLELETRPVFHLALLYLCRDSGLICSRSRGEVTHQAPAALAWEVGPARGLMGLPTFPAKVRRRLQSGQPSHVSGRPSQEMGTRGALRLFRTDGPTPRGKGYIGGGGLRDPLPEFMPAVQRHQPSRGQMRPYFGTQRKRRGVKQGGLPGGLPKSLNYVKYP, encoded by the exons atgtggttgaaAATCGAAAACTTGCATCCCGGAGACCATCTTTCTGTCCACGGGCTTTGTAAAAGGCCGCTCGACTGTGCTCATGCGCTTCTGTCTGTTCCCGTGAAGCTAATAAACAGGACAGCCCCGCGCGGCTGGTTTTTCCTGGCCCGTCCCGTCCTGGAGCTGGAGACTCGGCCGGTGTTCCACTTGGCCCTCCTGTACCTGTGTCGTGACTCCGGCCTCATTTGCTCGCGGTCCCGGGGGGAGGTGACCCACCAGGCCCCTGCGGCACTGGCGTGGGAGGTGGGGCCGGCGCGGGGCCTCATGGGCCTGCCCACGTTCCCAGCGAAGGTGCGGCGGCGCTTGCAGTCTGGGCAGCCGTCCCACGTGTCAGGGAGGCCGAGCCAGGAAATGGGCACGCGGGGGGCACTGCGGCTGTTCCGGACAGACGGTCCGACCCCACGAGGGAAAGGTTACATCGGTGGCGGGGGCCTCAGAG acccgctgccggagttCATGCCGGCGGTGCAAAGACACCAGCCCAGCCGCGGACAGATGCGTCCGTACTTCGGGactcagaggaagaggaggggtgtGAAGCAGGGCGGGCTCCCCGGGGGCCTCCCG AAATCTCTGAATTACGTGAAATACCCGTAA